In Mongoliitalea daihaiensis, one DNA window encodes the following:
- the lipA gene encoding lipoyl synthase has product MIELPVISEESTKRKKPDWLRVKLPVGKEYAKVRKLVDEHKLHTICESGNCPNMGECWGAGTATFMILGNVCTRSCSFCAVATGRPPEYDTDEPRRVAEAIKLMGVKHAVITSVNRDERKDRGAEIWYQTVVMTKELSPETTIETLIPDVKSNWDALYRMISGGQEVVSHNMETVERLYRRVRPQAKYERSLEQIKLTKEYGKRTKTGIMLGLGETKEEVYKAMDDLAAHGCDILTLGQYLQPTKMHIEVAEFIHPDMFAHYREEGLTRGLKYVESGPLVRSSYHAERHVNV; this is encoded by the coding sequence ATGATAGAGTTACCAGTAATTTCTGAAGAAAGTACCAAACGAAAAAAACCGGATTGGTTGCGAGTCAAACTTCCAGTGGGGAAGGAATATGCTAAGGTCAGAAAATTAGTAGATGAACATAAATTACATACAATTTGTGAAAGTGGTAATTGTCCCAATATGGGTGAATGTTGGGGGGCAGGTACTGCAACTTTCATGATTTTGGGCAATGTGTGTACCCGTTCCTGTTCGTTTTGTGCAGTAGCTACTGGTAGACCCCCAGAGTATGATACTGATGAACCTCGCAGGGTGGCGGAAGCTATCAAGCTAATGGGAGTAAAGCATGCTGTAATTACTTCCGTTAATAGGGATGAAAGAAAGGATAGGGGAGCAGAGATTTGGTATCAGACAGTGGTGATGACCAAAGAACTGTCTCCGGAAACAACCATAGAAACGCTTATTCCAGATGTGAAATCAAATTGGGATGCCTTGTATCGCATGATCAGTGGTGGACAAGAAGTAGTTTCTCACAATATGGAAACGGTGGAGCGACTGTACAGAAGAGTACGTCCTCAGGCCAAATACGAGCGATCCTTGGAACAAATCAAGTTGACCAAAGAATATGGTAAGCGTACCAAGACTGGAATTATGCTTGGTCTAGGTGAAACCAAAGAAGAGGTGTATAAAGCAATGGATGATCTAGCAGCTCACGGGTGTGATATTCTTACACTAGGCCAATACTTACAGCCTACCAAGATGCACATAGAGGTTGCGGAATTTATTCATCCAGACATGTTTGCGCATTACAGAGAAGAAGGATTAACTAGAGGGTTGAAATATGTTGAATCTGGCCCTTTGGTGCGTTCTTCCTATCATGCAGAAAGACATGTGAATGTTTAA
- a CDS encoding OsmC family protein → MPTIKSVYQGNLRTNMKHLQSGLEVITDAPVDNNGKGEAFSPTDLVAAALGSCMVTIMGIVAERDGVSLEGLSWEVTKIMNPQPRKISEIVIDFHWENPVQDAAMLQKLKNAAKTCPVALSLDPELKQTINFNF, encoded by the coding sequence ATGCCTACTATTAAAAGTGTGTATCAAGGAAATCTCCGAACAAACATGAAACATCTGCAATCCGGACTCGAAGTAATCACGGATGCACCTGTTGATAATAATGGTAAGGGTGAAGCATTTTCGCCAACAGACCTTGTCGCAGCTGCCCTAGGAAGCTGCATGGTCACTATTATGGGAATCGTTGCAGAAAGAGATGGAGTCTCTTTGGAAGGACTGAGTTGGGAAGTCACTAAAATCATGAACCCTCAACCTCGAAAAATAAGTGAAATCGTAATCGACTTTCACTGGGAAAATCCTGTACAAGATGCCGCTATGCTACAAAAACTGAAGAATGCAGCCAAAACCTGTCCTGTCGCTCTAAGTTTAGATCCAGAGCTCAAGCAAACGATCAATTTTAATTTTTAA